In the Streptomyces spororaveus genome, CACCACCAGCCCGGCCGACCCCCACCTGTGCCGCTGCGCGAGCAGCAGCGCCACCGGCAGCGCGGCCGCCGAGATGGCGGTCCAGTTGCCGATCAGCACGAGGTTCACGTACGGCTTGAAGGCCAGGGCGAACACCGCGAAACCGCCGACCGCGAAGCGCGAGCGCAGCGGCACCGCGAACATCCGCAGCGAGGCCAGCCAGCCGACACCCAGCAGCCCCGACATCCCGAGCGGCAGCAGCCACCGCAGCACCTCGCGCGGCAGCAGCGCCTCCGGAACCGCCATGATCACGGCACTGGGCAGGTAGAGGAAGCGCTTGTCCTCGTACGGGGAGCCGCCCGCCAGCAGTGTCTCGGCGGCCTTGACCACGAACGCGTTGTCGGAGCCCCAGTTCGCCCGCAGGCTCGTCGAGACGGCGATCCCGAGGAGTACCGCGAGGGAGAGGACCTGCCAGGACCGGGCGGCGGGCTGCAGCAGCCAGTCGATGAGCCTGTTGCCGGAGGTCCCGCCCCCGGCTCCCCCGTGCCCGGAGCCCCCGTCCCCGGCCCCCCGGATCCCGACGCTCTGGTTCTCCCACTTCATCAGCCAGATGCTAGGCCGCAGCCCCACGACGCCTGCCCCTCACTCCACCGAGGGGGTGACGGTCGCCCCCTAGCGCTTGCGTTCGACTCTACGTTCGTCCCAGACGGGCTCCTGAGTCTCCCGCACAACACCGTCCGAACCGAAGACCAGGTAACGGTCAAATGTGCGCGCGAACCACCGGTCGTGCGTGACGCACAGCACAGTGCCGTCGTACGCCTCCAGCCCGTCCTGCAGGGCCTCCGCCGATTCCAGGTCCAGGTTGTCCGTCGGCTCGTCCAGCAGCAGCGCCGTGGTGCCCGCCAGCTCCAGGAGCAGGATCTGGAAACGCGCCTGCTGCCCGCCCGAGAGCTTCTCGAACGGCTGCTCGCCCTGGCGCTCCAGCTCGTACCGCCGCAGGGCCCCCATCGCCTGGCCCAGGGGCTTGGCCGCCTCCGTCCACAGGATGTCGACGAGGGTCCGCCCGAAGAGCTCCGGGTGGGCGTGGGTCTGCGCGAAGTGGCCGGGAACCACCCGTGCGCCCAGCTTCCACGTACCCGTGTGCTTGACGTCCTCGCCCGCCATCAGGCGCAGGAAGTGCGACTTGCCCGAGCCGTTCGAGCCGAGGACCGCGACCCGCTCCCCGTAGAAGACCTCCAGGGAGAAGGGCTTCATCAGGCCGGTCAGCTCCAGGTTCTCGACGGTCAGGGCGCGCACGCCGGTCCGCCCGCCCTTGAGCCGCATCTTGATGTCCTGCTCGCGCGGCGGCTCCGGCGGCGGGCCGGCCTCCTCGAACTTCTGGAAGCGGGTCTGCATCGCCCGGTACCGCGAGGCCATGTCCGGGCTGCTCGCGGCCTGGTTGCGCAGCCGCAGCACCAGCGCCTTCAGCCGCGCGTGCTCCTCGTCCCAGCGCCGCTTGAGCTCCTCGAAGCGCGCGAAGCGCTCCTTGCGGGCGTCGTGGTACGTGGCGAAGCCCGCGCCGTGCACCCAGACGTCGGAGCCCGTCGGGCTCGCCTCCAGGCTGATGATCTTCTCGGCGGCCTGGGTCAGCAGCTCCCGGTCGTGCGAGACGAAGAGCACCGTCTTGCGGGTGGCCTTCAGCTGCTCCTCCAGCCAGCGCTTGCCCGGGACGTCCAGGTAGTTGTCCGGCTCGTCGAGCAGCAGCACCTCGTCCGGCCCGCGCAGCAGCGCCTCCAGCACGAGCCGCTTCTGCTCACCGCCCGAGAGCGTGCGCACCTCGCGGAACTGCGCCGAGTCGTACGGGATCGCCAGCGCGGCCATGGTGCAGACGTCCCAGAGCGTCTCCGCCTCGTACCCCTGGACGTCCGCCCAGTCGCTCAGCGCCTGCGCGTAGGCCATCTGGGCGGCCTCGTCGTCCACCGTCAGGATCAGCTGCTCGGCGCGGTCCACCGCCTTCGCGGCCTCCCGGATGCGCGGCTGGGCCACCGAGACCAGGAGGTCCCGTACGGTCGTCTCGTCCCGCACCGAGCCCACGAACTGCGACATCACGCCGAGGCCGCCGGAGACGGTGATCCCGCCGCCGTGCGGCTGGAGCTCGCCGGAGATCATCTTCAGCAGGGTGGTCTTGCCGGCCCCGTTCGCCCCGACGAGCGCGACGACCGACCCCTCCCCCACGCGGAAGGAGACGTCAGGGAGCAGGACCCGCCCGTCGGGAAGGTAGTACTCCAGGTGGCTGGCTTCGAGATGTCCCATGCCGGGCATTGTCCAGGTCCGGCGCCGATCCGCCCAAACGGATTAGCCGGACGCCCGTGGACGCACCGCGGGGGCGTCAGCAGCAGCCGGCGCCCGGCAGGGTCCGCACGTTGCGCGCTTCCCTGCTGCGGGCGGCCAGCAGCTCGTCCGCCGGGTAGCCGACCTCCTCCAGGGTCAGGCCGTGCGGCTTGACCACGTGCACCGAGGAGTCCCGTACGGCGGCCGCCAGCACCTTGCCGGGCCAGTCGGTCGGCCGGTGGCCGTCGCCCACGTGCAGCAGCGCTCCCACCAGCGAGCGGACCATGTTGTGGCAGAAGGCGTCGGCCCGGACGGTCGCGGTGACGATCCCGTCCTCGGCACGCTCCCAGCTCAGCTGCTGGAGCGTGCGGATGGTCGTGGCGCCCTCGCGCTTCTTGCAGTACGCCGCGAAATCGTGCTCGCCGAGCAGCGGGGCCGCGGCCTCGTTCATGGCGTCCACGTCGAGCGGCCACTGGTGCCACAGCACGTGCCCGCGGCGCAGCGGGTCGACACCGCCCTGGTGGTCGCCGACGCGGTAGGCGTAGCGGCGCCAGATGGCCGAGAAACGCGCGTTGAAGCCCTGGGGGGCCTCGGCGGCCTTCCACACCCGTACGTCGTGCGGCAGCCGGCCCGCGAGGCGGCGCAGCAGCTTGTCGTGGTGCTCGGCCCACACCTCCTCGGCGAGGTCGAACTGGGCGACCTGACCGCGGGCGTGCACCCCCGCGTCGGTCCGCCCGGCCACGGTCAGCTCGACCGGGTCCGGCAGCCGCATCACGGTCTGCAGGGCCGACTCCAGCTCACCCTGGACCGTCCGCAGCACGCGCTGCTTCGCCCAGCCGGAGAAGTCCTTGCCGTCGTAGCTCAGGTCCAGCCGCACCCGGACGTGCCCGGGCTCCACCTCGTCACTCACGTGACCGATCCTCTCAGAATCACCCATATGCAGAACGGGCCCGCCCCGGAAGGGGGCGGGCCCGTTCAGAGCCGTTCAAGCAAGCGTGATCCCGGGGGATCAGGCCTCCTTGGTCTCCTCGGCGGGGGTCTCGACAGCCTCCGCCTCCTTGACCGCGCGCTTGGTGGCGGCCTCGGCCTCACCGGTGGCCTGCTGGGCGACCGTAAGGGCCTCGACCAGCTCGATCACGGCCATCGGGGCGTTGTCGCCACGACGGTTGCCGATCTTGGTGATGCGCGTGTAACCACCGGGGCGGTTCTCGTAGCGCGGGGCGATCTCGGTGAACAGCGTGTGCACGATGCTCTTGTCCGTGATCGTCTGCAGCACCAGGCGACGGTTGTGGATGTCGCCCTTCTTGGCCTTGGTGACCAGACGCTCGGCGTAGGGACGCAGGCGGCGGGCCTTGGCCTCGGTGGTGGTGATGCGGCCGTGCTCGAAGAGCGCCTTCGCGAGGTTCGCGAGGAGGTGCTTCTCGTGCGCGGCGCTGCCGCCCAGACGGGCACCCTTTGCGGGACGCGGCATGGTGTTACTCCTTCATATCTGCACCGGCCGTGTCAGGTACCGGTGTCAGTTCCCCCGAGGCGGATGCCGCGGGAAAGTCTTGGTTCCAGGCCCGGCCGGCGACCACGGTCCGAGGACCTCGGCCGCCGGCGGCGGGATGGATCAGTACTGCTCGGTCTCGACGAAACCGGCGTCCGCGTCGTCGTCGGCGCCGAAGGCGTCGGCGGCGGCGGTCGGGTCGAATCCGGGCGGGCTGTCCTTGAGGGCCAGGCCCATGCCGGCCAGCTTCGCCTTGACCTCGTCGATCGACTTCGCACCGAAGTTGCGGATGTCGAGCAGGTCGGCCTCGGAGCGGGCGACGAGCTCACCCACGGAGTGGATGCCCTCGCGCTTGAGGCAGTTGTACGAGCGGACCGTGAGCTCGAGCTCCTCGATCGGCAGCGCCAGGTCGGCGGCCAGGGCGGCGTCCGTCGGGGACGGGCCCATGTCGATGCCCTCGGCGTCGATGTTGAGCTCGCGCGCCAGACCGAACAGCTCGACCAGGGTCTTGCCGGCGGACGCCATGGCGTCACGCGGGCGCATGGCCTGCTTGGTCTCGACGTCGACGATCAGCTTGTCGAAGTCGGTGCGCTGCTCGACTCGGGTCGCCTCGACCTTGTAGGTGACCTTGAGGACCGGGCTGTAGATGGAGTCGACCGGGATACGGCCGATCTCCTGGCCCAGCTGCTTGTTCTGGACGGCGGAGACGTAGCCGCGACCGCGCTCGACGGTCAGCTCCATCTCCAGCTTGCCCTTGCCGTTGAGCGTGGCGAGGACCAGGTCCGGGTTGTGCACCTCGACACCGGCCGGGGGCGCGATGTCAGCAGCGGTGACCAGGCCGGGACCCTGCTTGCGCAGGTACATCACGACCGGCTCGTCGTGCTCCGAGGAGACGACCAGCTGCTTGATGTTGAGGATGATGTCGGTGACGTCTTCCTTGACGCCCGGCACGGTGGTGAACTCGTGCAGGACGCCGTCCACGCGGATGCTGGTGACAGCGGCACCCGGGATGGAGGACAGGAGGGTACGGCGCAGGGAGTTGCCGAGGGTGTAGCCGAAGCCCGGCTCCAGCGGCTCGATCACGAACCGCGAGCGGTACTCGTCGACGACCTCTTCGGTCAGCGAAGGACGCTGAGCGATAAGCATGTCTGTGTTCCTTCATTCGTGGACGCCCACTATTTGACGCCCGACGGGATGCCGTACCGGGGGTACGGCTACTGCAAGGGTACGGGCGGTACGTCCCCCGAAGGGGTCGTACCGCCCGGACACTCAAGAACGCACAGGTGCGTCCGCTGCGTCAGACGCGGCGGCGCTTCGGCGGGCGGCAGCCGTTGTGCGGGGTGGGGGTGACGTCCTGGATCGAGCCGACCTCGAGGCCGGTGGCCTGGAGGGAGCGGATCGCGGTCTCGCGGCCGGAGCCCGGACCCTTCACGAAGACGTCAACCTTGCGCATGCCGTGCTCCTGCGCGCGACGGGCGGCCGACTCGGCGGCCATCTGCGCGGCGAAGGGGGTGGACTTGCGCGAGCCCTTGAAGCCGACGTGGCCGGCGGAGGCCCAGGAGATCACGTTGCCCGAGGGGTCGGTGATCGAAACGATGGTGTTGTTGAACGTGCTCTTGATGTGGGCGTGCCCGTGAGCGACGTTCTTCTTTTCCTTGCGGCGCACCTTCTTGGCAGCGCCCTGACGACCCTTGGGGGGCATCTAAATCTCCTACGGGAGGTGGTCGGTCCTACAGCGCAAGACCGCTGAACAGGACTACTTCTTGCCCGGCTTCTTCTTACCGGCGATCGCGCGACGCGGGCCCTTGCGGGTACGCGCGTTGGTGCTGGTGCGCTGACCGTGCACCGGGAGGCCGCGACGGTGGCGGATACCCTGGTAGCACTGGATCTCGATCTTGCGGCGGATGTCGCCCTGGATCTCGCGGCGGAGGTCACCCTCGGTACGGAGGTTGGCGTCCACGTACTCGCGGATCTTGACGAGGTCCTCTTCGGCCAGGTCACGAACGCGGGTGTTCGGGTTCACGCCGGTGGAGGCGAGGATCTCCTTGGACCGGGTGCGCCCGATACCGAAGACGTAGGTGAGTGCGATCTCCACGCGCTTTTCGCGCGGGATGTCAACACCGGAAACGCGTGCCATTCAATGGCTCCTGTGTGTTCGGGGGTCTTCAGCAGAACCGACCCCGACCGCCGACCACCCCGAAGTGGGTGATGGTACGCCCGGGTCCCCGGCCCCCGCCGGAGGTACCGCCGGCCCCGTACAGGGCTGGGCGGGTTCTGCGTATGTACGTTTTCTTACGTCGCGCGAAGAACTGCGGAAGGCAGGTCGGTCGGCGTGCGTCAGCCCTGGCGCTGCTTGTGGCGCAGGTTGTCGCAGATGACCATGACCCGGCCGTGACGGCGGATCACCTTGCACTTGTCGCAGATCTTCTTGACGCTCGGCTTGACCTTCATGTTGGTGAGGTTCTCCGGGTCAGTGCCACCACCCGCACCGGGACGGATGCCCAGGCAGGAGTGAGAGCAAGATCTACTTGTATCGGTAGACGATCCGGCCACGCGTCAGGTCGTACGGAGACAGCTCCACAACGACCCGGTCATCCGGGAGGATGCGGATGTAGTGCATACGCATCTTGCCGCTGATGTGCGCGAGGACCTTGTGACCGTTCTGGAGTTCCACCTTGAACATCGCGTTCGGGAGGGACTCGATCACGGTGCCCTCGATTTCGATGGCACCTTGCTTCTTGGCCACGCTTCGCCTTTCGAATCGGCTACCTTGATCGGCTCAGTGCGCCATGCAGGCATGGAAGTGCACGAGAGCCGACGAGTCAGTCTACGTCAGGGCACCCAGAAAGACGAATCCGGAAAGTTTGCCCCAGAGTCTAGATCATTAACCGAGGGGGTCCGGAGCCGTGGTGACTCCGTACTCCGCCAGCTTCGCCTTACCGCAGTCCGGGCTGGTCAGGACGATCGGACCGGCCTCCGTCAGCGCGATGGAGTGCTCCCAGTGCGAGGACCAGGTGCCGTCGGTGGTGATGACCGTCCAGTCGTCCGAAAGGACCTCCGTCTGGGCGGTGCCCAGGGAGACCATCGGCTCGATCGCCAGGCAGACGCCCGGGACCAGCTTGATCCCCTTGCCCCGCTTGCGCGAGACGTAGTTCAGCAGGTGGGGGTCCATGTGCATCTCGGTCCCGATGCCGTGGCCGCCGTAGTCCTCGATGATCCCGAACTTGCCGAGGCTGTGCTCACCGGTGGAGGGGCGGGGCTGGCGCTTGATGTACGTCTCGATCGCCTTGGAGATGTCCACGAGGCGGTTGCCGAGCTTCATGGCGGCGATGCCGGCCCACATGGACTCCTCGGTCACCCGGGACAGCTCCACGAGCTCAGGAGCGTGCCCTGTGCCCACGAAGGCGGTGTACGCGGCGTCGCCGTGCCAGCCGTCCACGATCGCGCCCGCGTCGATCGAGATGATGTCGCCGTCCTTGAGGACCGTCTTGTCGTCCGGGATGCCGTGGACGACGACCTCGTTCACCGAGGTGCAGATGGTCGCGGGGAAGCCGCCGTAGCCCAGGAAGTTCGACTTGGCCCCGGCGTCGGCGATGACCTTGCGGGCCACCATGTCCAGATCCCGCGTCGTGGCACCCGGTACGGCCGCCTCACGGGTCGCAGCGTGGATCGCCGCGACGACCAGCCCTGCCTCGCGCATCTTCGCGATCTGCTCGGGGGTCTTGATCTGGACCATGGGAAATGCCTTCCACCTTCGGATCTGCGTGATCTGCGTGATCTGCGTTGTTCAGGTCTTCTCAACAGTACGGCCGCGATGTCCTGGGGACACCGCGGCCGTACCTGCGCACAGAGGGTTACTACTTCTTGAGGGCGTCCATCGCGCGCTTCGTGACGTCCGCGACCTCACCGAGGGCCGGGATGGTCACCAGCAGGCCCTGGGCCTTGTAGTAGTCGATGATCGGCTCGGTCTGCGTGTGGTAGACCTCCAGCCGGTTGCGGACCGTGGCCTCGGAGTCGTCGCCCCGCTGGTACAGCTCGCCACCGCAGGTGTCGCAGACACCCTCGGCCTTCGGCGGGGCGTACGTGACGTGGAAGACGTGCGAGGAGTCGTTGCGGCAGATCCGCCGACCGGCGATCCGCTTCACGACCTCGTCCTCCTCGACCTCCAGGTCGAGGACGGCGTCGAGCTTCATGCCCTCCGCCTGGAGCATCACGTCGAGCGCCTCGGCCTGCGAGACGTTGCGGGGGAAGCCGTCGAGCAGGAAGCCGTTCACGGCGTCCGGCTGCTCCATACGGTCCTTGGCCATGCCGATGGTCACCTCGTCGGGCACCAGGTCGCCGGCGTCCATGTACGCCTTCGCCTGCTTGCCGAGCTCGGTGCCCTGGCTGATGTTGGCCCGGAACAGATCACCCGTGGAGATGTGCGGAATCGACAGGTTCTTGGCAAGGAACGCAGCCTGCGTTCCCTTGCCCGCACCGGGCGGTCCAACGAGGACGATTCGCATCAGCGGAGGAACCCTTCGTAATTACGCTGCTGGAGCTGGCTCTCGATCTGCTTCACGGTTTCCAGACCCACACCCACGATGATCAGGATGCTCGTCCCGCCGAACGGGAAGTTCTGGTTCGCTCCGAAGCCGGCCAACGCCATCGTCGGCACAAGAGCGATGAGACCCAGGTACAGCGACCCCGGCCAGGTGATCCGGTTGAGTACGTAGCTGAGGTACTCGGCGGTGGGCCGACCGGCGCGGATGCCCGGGATGAACCCACCATACTTCTTCATGTTGTCTGCAACTTCCTCGGGGTTGAACGAGATCGCCACGTAGAAGAACGCGAAGAAGACGATCAGGAGGAAGTACGCGGCGATGTAGTACGGGTGGTCGCCCTTGACGAAGTGCTTCTGGATCCAGGTGGCCCAGCCGGCCTGGGATCCGCTGAACTGCACGACCAGCGCCGGGATGTAGAGCAGCGACGAGGCGAAGATGACGGGGATGATGCCCGCCTGGTTCACCTTGAGCGGGATGTAGGTCGACGTACCGCCGTACGCACGGCGGCCGATCATGCGCTTCGCGTACTGGACCGGGATCCGGCGCTGCGCCTGCTCGACGAAGACCACCAGGCCCACCATCGCGAGGCCCACGAGCATCACGACACCGAACTCGACCCAGCCGTCCGCGATCTTGCCCTGGAGCTTGATCTGCCAGAGGGCTCCGATGAAGCCGGCGGCGATCGAGATGAACATGAGGATCGACATGCCGTTGCCGATGCCGCGGTCGGTGATCAGCTCACCGAGCCACATGACGACGCAGGTACCGGCGGTCATGGTGATCACCATGACGACCGTGGTGAAGATCGAACGGTCGGGGACGATATCGCGGGCGGCCGA is a window encoding:
- the rpmJ gene encoding 50S ribosomal protein L36, giving the protein MKVKPSVKKICDKCKVIRRHGRVMVICDNLRHKQRQG
- the map gene encoding type I methionyl aminopeptidase; translated protein: MVQIKTPEQIAKMREAGLVVAAIHAATREAAVPGATTRDLDMVARKVIADAGAKSNFLGYGGFPATICTSVNEVVVHGIPDDKTVLKDGDIISIDAGAIVDGWHGDAAYTAFVGTGHAPELVELSRVTEESMWAGIAAMKLGNRLVDISKAIETYIKRQPRPSTGEHSLGKFGIIEDYGGHGIGTEMHMDPHLLNYVSRKRGKGIKLVPGVCLAIEPMVSLGTAQTEVLSDDWTVITTDGTWSSHWEHSIALTEAGPIVLTSPDCGKAKLAEYGVTTAPDPLG
- the secY gene encoding preprotein translocase subunit SecY, yielding MLTAFARAFKTPDLRKKLLFTLGIIVLFRLGSHIPVPGVSYKNVQICVEQAGSSNGLFGLVNMFSGGALLQITIFALGIMPYITASIILQLLTVVIPKLETLKKEGQSGTAKITQYTRYLTVALAILQGTGLVATARTGALFQGCSAARDIVPDRSIFTTVVMVITMTAGTCVVMWLGELITDRGIGNGMSILMFISIAAGFIGALWQIKLQGKIADGWVEFGVVMLVGLAMVGLVVFVEQAQRRIPVQYAKRMIGRRAYGGTSTYIPLKVNQAGIIPVIFASSLLYIPALVVQFSGSQAGWATWIQKHFVKGDHPYYIAAYFLLIVFFAFFYVAISFNPEEVADNMKKYGGFIPGIRAGRPTAEYLSYVLNRITWPGSLYLGLIALVPTMALAGFGANQNFPFGGTSILIIVGVGLETVKQIESQLQQRNYEGFLR
- the infA gene encoding translation initiation factor IF-1; translation: MAKKQGAIEIEGTVIESLPNAMFKVELQNGHKVLAHISGKMRMHYIRILPDDRVVVELSPYDLTRGRIVYRYK
- a CDS encoding DNA-directed RNA polymerase subunit alpha, giving the protein MLIAQRPSLTEEVVDEYRSRFVIEPLEPGFGYTLGNSLRRTLLSSIPGAAVTSIRVDGVLHEFTTVPGVKEDVTDIILNIKQLVVSSEHDEPVVMYLRKQGPGLVTAADIAPPAGVEVHNPDLVLATLNGKGKLEMELTVERGRGYVSAVQNKQLGQEIGRIPVDSIYSPVLKVTYKVEATRVEQRTDFDKLIVDVETKQAMRPRDAMASAGKTLVELFGLARELNIDAEGIDMGPSPTDAALAADLALPIEELELTVRSYNCLKREGIHSVGELVARSEADLLDIRNFGAKSIDEVKAKLAGMGLALKDSPPGFDPTAAADAFGADDDADAGFVETEQY
- a CDS encoding ABC-F family ATP-binding cassette domain-containing protein codes for the protein MPGMGHLEASHLEYYLPDGRVLLPDVSFRVGEGSVVALVGANGAGKTTLLKMISGELQPHGGGITVSGGLGVMSQFVGSVRDETTVRDLLVSVAQPRIREAAKAVDRAEQLILTVDDEAAQMAYAQALSDWADVQGYEAETLWDVCTMAALAIPYDSAQFREVRTLSGGEQKRLVLEALLRGPDEVLLLDEPDNYLDVPGKRWLEEQLKATRKTVLFVSHDRELLTQAAEKIISLEASPTGSDVWVHGAGFATYHDARKERFARFEELKRRWDEEHARLKALVLRLRNQAASSPDMASRYRAMQTRFQKFEEAGPPPEPPREQDIKMRLKGGRTGVRALTVENLELTGLMKPFSLEVFYGERVAVLGSNGSGKSHFLRLMAGEDVKHTGTWKLGARVVPGHFAQTHAHPELFGRTLVDILWTEAAKPLGQAMGALRRYELERQGEQPFEKLSGGQQARFQILLLELAGTTALLLDEPTDNLDLESAEALQDGLEAYDGTVLCVTHDRWFARTFDRYLVFGSDGVVRETQEPVWDERRVERKR
- the rpsM gene encoding 30S ribosomal protein S13, whose protein sequence is MARVSGVDIPREKRVEIALTYVFGIGRTRSKEILASTGVNPNTRVRDLAEEDLVKIREYVDANLRTEGDLRREIQGDIRRKIEIQCYQGIRHRRGLPVHGQRTSTNARTRKGPRRAIAGKKKPGKK
- the rplQ gene encoding 50S ribosomal protein L17; its protein translation is MPRPAKGARLGGSAAHEKHLLANLAKALFEHGRITTTEAKARRLRPYAERLVTKAKKGDIHNRRLVLQTITDKSIVHTLFTEIAPRYENRPGGYTRITKIGNRRGDNAPMAVIELVEALTVAQQATGEAEAATKRAVKEAEAVETPAEETKEA
- a CDS encoding adenylate kinase; this encodes MRIVLVGPPGAGKGTQAAFLAKNLSIPHISTGDLFRANISQGTELGKQAKAYMDAGDLVPDEVTIGMAKDRMEQPDAVNGFLLDGFPRNVSQAEALDVMLQAEGMKLDAVLDLEVEEDEVVKRIAGRRICRNDSSHVFHVTYAPPKAEGVCDTCGGELYQRGDDSEATVRNRLEVYHTQTEPIIDYYKAQGLLVTIPALGEVADVTKRAMDALKK
- the truA gene encoding tRNA pseudouridine(38-40) synthase TruA; translation: MSDEVEPGHVRVRLDLSYDGKDFSGWAKQRVLRTVQGELESALQTVMRLPDPVELTVAGRTDAGVHARGQVAQFDLAEEVWAEHHDKLLRRLAGRLPHDVRVWKAAEAPQGFNARFSAIWRRYAYRVGDHQGGVDPLRRGHVLWHQWPLDVDAMNEAAAPLLGEHDFAAYCKKREGATTIRTLQQLSWERAEDGIVTATVRADAFCHNMVRSLVGALLHVGDGHRPTDWPGKVLAAAVRDSSVHVVKPHGLTLEEVGYPADELLAARSREARNVRTLPGAGCC
- the rpsK gene encoding 30S ribosomal protein S11; translated protein: MPPKGRQGAAKKVRRKEKKNVAHGHAHIKSTFNNTIVSITDPSGNVISWASAGHVGFKGSRKSTPFAAQMAAESAARRAQEHGMRKVDVFVKGPGSGRETAIRSLQATGLEVGSIQDVTPTPHNGCRPPKRRRV